gggtcctacagaaaattatacaaaagtcttcaattggggtatctgaggacgtgcagttattccagtattaagaatacaaacacgggtgctaagtttttctacccgttcaaaagttctccgcgaaaaacagtttgaaaccgaggtcgactgcaataacccgtccaaaaatgtggaaagagaaatgaaaagacgcgttttgtcctgttatcaatagtccaaaattcgaaaaagtattcgtattattggaagcgaggcaaaaacgcatCTACTAATACCTCCcccggcgtttttttttttttagtgttttagcaattgtccccggtaataaagtatcacaatttgttaattaaatttgtccaaaacatatggactTTAAAGAGAGatataattaagtgctcgtttgaaagtaataaggatatttctttgtgattttacgcagttttcgttagcagctactacacattacctggacctaagaagtacaacagtgccaaatagcatccacaaaaaaaaccaacaagaacaagcattttatcagggtagcgtggctgtgtatgtgcgtgctgctacatatcctacttgtagacctgtactatgcacaagcatacagccattttatctaattcactgcttgcatggtgctaccagatgctttaaccctaggacttatacccaagtacaggtgtggccagtagctacttTGGAGTGATGTAGCTCCTAAATCGCTGAAGATATTGACTTGATTTTGATGAATTTTTGATCTAGGGAAACGAAGTAAATCTACGTcgattggtgtcttatttatcatgctaggtccatgcattgatgagatataagctttcaaagttgacacctacgacttcttatacccgggtacaggtgtggccagtagctttttttctcgttttttctcattttttgaaggaaaaaaattttatttattattttctttataaaatattattttattgattattgtcttcattattttcacaaatattacacgtaaatgtatttgaagaatgctgtatgcatattgggcgctgacatattctgcacatgttacgcgttcgtcttctgtgttggtcatggatgtagcagagaaaacagcttccaacctgctgtttggcctattgtcagcacttccttgtaaggccgtacttatgaaactcgcgactgcaatttttgtgttgaagttccgcatcacttgctgattcaccgaccgctcttcaattatgagcatagacagttccttggcgagctggcgaagaaatctcttacgcttcgcattggtgcatctgaagttgggattattctcataatatatgatgtacgctgccaatgccgtcaaatcaatcatattgaagaatagggacaacggccaacgctttgtcatcctttggcaagtatattctccaagtaattggtccatcacgtccactcctccttttgtcttgttataaaactcgatcatttctggtttgccgctttcgccaatgtgatcatcgtcatgcattgatgatagtaatataactgccttgttttttttCGGCACATAGGAGCAAATGGATATGTTGGGCCTAAAACCGAATGTACTTGACCTCTCTGCACGATCTTTGTGTGCCAACATCTCCTTGTAGGGCTTATTTTTCCGCAGAGTTCCAACCAAATTCATGGATGATAAGCTTTCCAGTAGATTtagggatgtaaaaaaattgtccatcgttatatttcggccggttccatgaaagcggcatactaaatccttgaccacgcgttcaccctggtgagtttcccgtcccgtaggtgcttggccagtatatatttgtccatgcagtggatatgcgtttttggcatcacatacccaccacactttgatgccatattttgccggtttcgatgggatgtattgcgtgaaacgggtgcggccacgatatggaaagagctgctcgtctaccgttagatattcacttggcttatatgactgctcaaagttgtagttcatcatggtccacagctcggatattggtgcaGCATTGTCAGTTACCAAACGTTGTGCCCGTGTGTTGCCATCGTCAAACCTTATAAACCGTAGTATGGCCTGAAAACGGTTAATATCCATtgacgcacgatataatggacaattttccACCAACCACGAGTCCGGCGCACATTCGGCATTGCTgcggttagcgccagtcataataagcactccaatgaacgcatacatttcgctcaaagtaaccttctccatgtttttggttccgcctctggatgttttgcgtttaattccgcatatgtagcttctgcttttttgttggtgtagcatactataatatccaccatttccggagtcataaaacatttatatgtattgactattgacatcatagtagttgatcttgcggacccacttcgctgtcgcaaaatattttgttgcctagtttggcgtgcaagtcgtggctgtgagctccatatggtactatcacgtaataattcatcatctgagatttcgtcaaacaggttttgtATGTACTGCTCCTTTTAagcgtcagataatctatataaaaataattaatttttattccatttatgaaactatatttgagttatttgtatttacctaatatattgattcgaagacaaatattccatgttccttctgctatccatgttgtaatattttacattttttctgacttgttattttcacaaatataaatcaacttcacacttcaaaagaacgctttacaatgaatataaactcgcaaaactgccgtttatatagctgcaacccttaagtttctggaagcatttcttacctgccaggtagttggattatatcaaatgttgtttgtcagcaaattctagcaagggtacaatataatgtcttcttctaaataattaagagtgcgccaaaaaggttgtattctaaaaattttaacaacaatagaaattattgacttcttagaaataacttagaatgcgcgcaattctgagaagcaggctacaaatatatgtttataattaCTTAAAATGCTCGTAAgacagtcagctacaacattgcattaaaaaaaataactggtttctcagaaaaaattagaaaaaaacgggtaaaacaggctactggccacacctgtacccgggtataagaagtcgtagtaaaagttgggtataagCTAGGgttaaattgttccaacgaatgaaaaaattttaaatagcatcaacgaggaaaatggacctttttcattcaactccatTTATTTATCTTacgaaaaaatagaaaatttggaaaaataaatcgcacgattttttattccaaattttcgcctgcggcgctttttattttatttttttaaataaattatgtttatttcataaaaaacagaaaatttgtaattaaaaatgccattttttttaaaataaattacgtttacttcataaaaaaaaattgaaaatatggaATAAAAATGCGCGATTAAAATAGATtgagtcgttttttatttatacatattttgaagtctggTAGTACCATTTTTGCTCAATTCACTGCGttttcatgcatttttttttggtaactttaatattaaattgtgatcaaactataagcctcccgcggggggggggggggtgttttTAGAAAGGGGAGTCGCCCCCACCCCAACCGCCTACGCCTGGTCCCATATTGTATAGTCTACCCAAAGTGTTAAGAATCTGGTCTGCATTTTTTATATATTGCATTTTTCTGTGCCTAGGTTCTCGACGATAAAAATGTGCGTCGTCGGTTCAGAGCTAGTAATTACCAATCGACTACCCGTGTGAAGCCTTTTATTTGTACAATGCCTATGAGACTAGACGAAGGATGGAACCAAATACAATTTAATCTGTCTGATTTCACTAGACGGGCCTATGGAACAAACTATGTAGAAACTTTGCGGGTTCAAATTCATGCAAACTGCCGCATTAGACGAGTATATTTTTCGGATCGTCTATATTCAGAGGAGGAGCTTCCACCCGAATTCAAAttattcttacctatccagaagccGCAGAAGTCCGTACATACTGCATGTAGCTGACGAATTATAAGCAACATTGGAATTTGCCAGGCAACGGGTGTGACTATTTTGTGCAAACATTGAtaattatacaaaaaattttgcagccattaattgattgatttatttattttgtaaaaatattaccgtaaattacaaatatttatgaagaattacaAAATGATAAGTAAGATTATGTTACGTCTCGTAAATACTGGAtagatttcattttaaataagtgATAACTATTTTCGTTTTTTATGTTCGATGCCATTCAATTAAATAAGTTTAGTCCTTTGTAGAATACGGTATTTTGGGCCGCTGAAGTTGCTTGGCGCTGGAGTCTGAAATTGTTCACGTTCCTTAGGTTATACGGTTGGACTTCGCCAACGTATATAATTTTCTcttgtatgtattttgcggtttgccCTGTTTTGGCTTTGTAAATCAACGCTAGGGTATTAAACTCTAGACGTGGTTTGATGCTTAACCACCGAAGTGCTTCCAGCATAAAATTCACAGGTGTGTATTTATTGCATCCGCATGGCCGTTATTGCAACACGAATAAAGAATTGTTGAGCAGTACTCAAAATGtggttttataattatattatatattttacccGCAAGCAGCAAATGCATTTTTTTCCTAATTCTTTTTAAGAAACCTACTttctttccaattttttttagataTGTTATCTATATGTTTGTTGAATTTTAGCCTTTTGTCAAAGATAATATAATGCTTTCAACTTTTTCAATGATTTCATCGTTGATTCTTATATCTTCTTCATTTGCCATGTTTATTTCCATcaatttagtttttgttcatcTTTAACAACTTGTTTACATTTTCGATGTCAGTTATTAATGTTAGTTTACACTCCTGTGCATTTTCTCTTATAGCGTATACCAACGTGTCGTCAGcatacattatttatttatttgtttattaacaGTCTATGGTGTTTCAGGCCTTACAGACTATATAACAGATTTTAGCTTAGCTAATGATAAactatttttctaagcgggttcgcccctcggcagtgtttggcaagcgctccgggtgtatttctgccatgaaaagctctcagtgaaaactcatgtgccttgcagatgccgttcggagtcggcataaaacatgtaggtcacgtccggtcaatttgtagggaaaagcaagaggagcacgacgcaaattggaagagaagctcggccttagatttcttcggaggttatcgcgccttacatttattttttttaatgataaactAAGATAATTACAAACTACTTGTATTATAATAAAATTACAGATTACACAGAACAAATATCACTGAGTATTGATTTAAAAGTGTGCTTTGGCAAAGAAAAATCGGTGGTTAAAGAATTTGAGAATAGATTAAACTCGGTCATGGATCTAAACAAAGGTGCATTAGAGGCATAGAGGGTCCAGGCATTATCCGTATAAAAAGTAACTCTGTTACGAAGCGGCCTGCTCGGGATACAAAAGCGGATACTCGCGAGGAGGCAAGGTGCATCAACTGCTCCGCGAATAATGTCATAGACAAAAGTAAGGGAGATAATGGTTCTTCTACATTGAAGAGACTGTAGGCTAATAAGTGCACACCTGTCTTCATACGAGGGAATCGGATCAGAGAAATTGAACATTCACAATGCGAAACGAACAAAAGTTTTTTGTACACGTTCCAGCCTCTTAATATGGCACTCGTGATATGGCCTCCAAATAAAGCAAGCATATTCAAGCTTAGAGCGAACAAGCGCAGTGAACAATAATTTTAAAGAGTAGGGATCTCTAAAATCAGATATAAAGCGCCGAATAAAGGCGAGTACTGAATATGCCCTAGCAATGGTAGCATTTAAGTGAgtagtgaaagaaaatttcgagtcGAATACTACCCCTAAGTTTTTTATCTCATTAAGGGTTGAGAGCGGGGTGCCTCCAATAAAATAAGATGTGGGGAGATTATCGCGAACTTTGGAGAAGGTAACATGAAAGCAATTACCAACATTTAGCGGCAGATTATTGGTACTACACCACACAGCGACATTGTCGAGATCAGATTGGATCCTTTCCGCGTCAGTGGCATTCGAAATGGTTCCAAAAACCTTTAAATCATCAGCGTACAAAAGAAAGTTAGAGTGCTGAAAGCAGGccgaaatatcatttataaagattGCAAAAAGCAGTGGCTCCAAAATACTACCTTGCGGCACGCCGGAGGTGGCAATAAAAGAGTTAGAGTGAGTATTGTCAATTACAACAACACAACTATGCTGTTGAAGATATGACCTTGTCCAAGAAAgaaatgttgagtggaaacccaAAGAAAGCAATTTAGAAATTAGGATTGAGTgactaactttatcaaacgcttttgagaaatcagtgtATAGAGTATCGACTTGTAAACGATTATTAAACGCGGATAGGCAATAGTCagaaaaaattactaaatttgTCTCAGTGGATCTACCggacatgaaaccatgctgattgTTACTGATTAAATGTTTTACCGCAAAATACATTTTCTGTTTCACAAtatactcaaaaagtttagaaatagtCGACAACTTTGCTATGGATCTATAATTGGCGACGTTATTTTTATTACCGCTCTGGAAAACTGGGCTAATGAAAGTTATCCTCCATGCACCGATAAATTCACCACACTCGagagatttgttaaaaataagaaGGAGTTGGGATCGCCAAtgcaaaacaatttttaagaagaTAAGACGATAGGCCGTCAATATCGGTAAAGGTGGATGATTTTATGTTTTGGATTCCCTGCACAACATCTTTAAGGGATAAAGTCAAAGCGCTAAAGTTGATAGAAGAGTCAGCCCAAACGGGGACCTCCGGCCGGACTTCCGTTTGCGCAACAAAGTTGGAGCggaaaaatctgcaaaaagattagCCGCTTCAGCAGGTGAAGAGGCATGTTCAGTATTATAGAAAACTGATGCCGGAATACTAGAGCATAGCTTTTTGGATTTTACGTAATTCCAAAACGCCTTAGGATTATCTTTAATACCAAGTTCTAAGTTACGAACAAAATTCCTGTGGAGTCTTTTGCCCAatactttaaatttttagaataatGAAGGAATTTAGATCTATAGATCAAGGACTTAGtaagtttgaattttttgaaGAATCTATTTCTCAAATTCTTTAGCCGCTTCAACTTTCCGGTATGCCACGGAATCTTGTAACAACGCAATTTTTTTCGAGGTATATTCTCAATACAGATTTGGTtaataacagttttaaaaatGTTGAAACAGCTAGAAAGATCCTTTCCCAGAAAAAGGGACTCCCAGTCAATGGACGAAACTTCCAGAAAAATCATATCAAAGTTTCCGCGTCTAAATGAAAAACTATGGGCATCGTCATATGGACGGATACTACAAAAGGTATAAAATTCTATGTCCAGGGTTAGCGGGATGTGATGCAAACATGCGCAAGACAATGGGTCAAGACATTCACTAAGAGTACAGTTGACATCATTAACGAAGACAAGGCCTGAGTTCTCGATAACTGATTTGTGAGGCTGTTTTTCTGGGAAAGATTGACACTTAAGGAATTATCAATGAGGTACATCTCAGCAGTACTGTTTACATTTTTGGGGACTAAAGTGTAGCTATCGTAGGATCACTCAATATTAGGTATATTGAAGTCACCAAGTATACAAAAGTTACTACCATCATGATTACGTGTAAGATCTATAACGTTGTCAACATGTGATTTGTAGAGAGATTTCCCTACTAGAAGGTGGGATGTATGAAACGCAAATGAACATTTCGGAACAGCTACGAAATGAGACACAAAGTTGATCAAAAAGTGAATCCACCTCGGATAACTCAACAAGCGATGATTGCGAATAGCAATTAAAACCCCTCCACCCCTGGATAGACCAGTTTTTGAAAAATCACGATCTTTACGATAAACGTTGTACAAATTCGAGTCGAAGAACTCTCCATCCAGAAATTCAGGATTGAGCCAGGTCTCGGTTAGAACAAAAATATCGTAGTCGGCATGCGAACCGGAGACATTTTGGTAGTAGATTATTAGATGTTTCTGGCTACCGTCCAGGGAAGCGGTACCAACTCCAAAACATTCAGTAGGCGGTACAAAGGAATTTGGAATATATGAGCTTTCAGCAGTTATATTATTATTGTAACCGCTAGATGCAATTGATTTGGCGCTGCGTGAATCGAAAGGGCCGAACATTAACGCCGGAAGGCCATACATTAGGGTCTAGAAGGGATTCATAATAGGCAGTAGCAACACCAAACTTAAAGTTTACGCTCTGTATACTATCTAGCGGGATACCATTTTTGATGAGCTTTCGGCATGAAAGATGTTTAGGATCAATGCCTGCGTACTTGGAAACAAAATTGATAACACTGCCCTCAGATACAGTCGGCTTGAACGATGAGATGTGAAGCCATTTCGTATTAACTACGGATTCCAGCTCAGTGCTCCCATTGCAGCCGTAAACAATGGTGCCCCTATTGTTATGATGAACAGATGTGAAAATACTGTTATTATTGACATTTATAGCAGGGTCAGCGGGCTTGAAATTAGAAACAGCAGAGTTTGCAGCAGCAGTAGAATCctcaacagcatcagcagcagcacTCTCGGAAGAAATTGCAGTAGAAATAGTGGTAGTGGTATTACCAGCAGAAGCAGCATCAGCAGTATCATAGAGAGCATTGCCTTTGTTATTAGTAGCAGGTTGAAGAACAGTATTGGTAACGTTGAGCGAAGCTGCAGCAACATTGTTGGAATTATGATTATCAGCCACAGGCAAGGGCGAAAAAGTAAAAAGATCAGAATTCGAAGACAAACGGCAGTCAGCAACATTTTGGTGGTAGTTTGCATTTAAGGCACCAGCACTAACAAAAGCTGACATAAGTGAACTGAGATCAGTCGCTGATACACCGGTTTTGTCATTGTAGTTACGAGGTTTCTTACATTTTTTGCTCTTTTTCTTCTTTGCACTAACGCTAACACTAACAGGAGCATTGCCTTTGTTGTTGTCATTGCTTATATCAAATGGCACAAGTTCAATAGCACCCGCACTGTTATTGTTAATGGACAATTGCAAAGCATTTAACTGGTCACCCAAAGCTGCAATCTGCTTCGATAAAGTATCAAATTTATTGTCGAAAGCTTTTGTAACTAAATCAAAACCGAATTTATAATTCAGAAACATTGATTCCAAAGCTGTAGCAAGCATTTTAGGCATGTCAACACACTGCTCACATAGGTACAATAAATGGCGATTAGCTTTAAGCATGTTTACATCTAATGCAGCAATTTTTACACAACACGACCGATGGAAAATTTTTGCACCAACCATTGCACGAAATTGACGATGATTCCGATTTAAGCATTTTATTGCATTTACCGCAAAAATCATCCATTGCAGCAACACTCAGCAAAGATAAAAATATGATaatatgaaaaaataagaaaaagtaaaaactttGGAGCGAGACATAAACACGTACAACTTCTGGCTTAATATTTTCAGCTGGTTGGCAGCGCTATTATTGTCTTTTGCTTATTGCAGTTTCGCGCTATTACACACTTACGTGTTATATATATCGCACAAAATtagaatttatgaaaatttttacaAGTTCCCCAAACTTCGAGCAAATTTCATTTACATTGGGTTACAGGGCACTAAATGTCTGCATTGCATTGATtttccatatttatttatttatttaagtttatattttaCAAATTAATTTGTAAGATATATTTTAGAGACTGGGCTACTAGGCCATTTGCCTCTCGGTCGATTTATATTTCGTGGAGTAGATTATGTTTCTTGAGTGCTTCCGTTGTCTGCTTTATTGTGGAATCCTTGCTGCAATCAAGTAGTGCTGATAAGTTGGAGTTGGTCCTAGATGTGGGGCACTCAATAAGAAGATGTTTGATGGTTAGAGGAACATTGCATTGGTGACAGCAGCGTTGACTGGTATGATTGTAGTAATGCTCGGATGTGAATTTTGTTACACCTACCTTCATTCTAGCTATTTGGATGCATTCTTTTCTCGAATAGCTCTCGTGATAGTTCGGACGATCGAGGCTTATGTTGTGGGTTTTCAAAAAACAGTTTGCTGTTTGCCACGATTTGTCTTTTAGGTTTTTAAGGTGTGTTTTTATGTAATTCGTTATGGTGGACGACAAGCATGGAGTCTCAGCTACAAGTGGCATGCTAAAGGATTGCTTAGCAGCTTTGTCCGCTAGCTCATTGCCTGCTATCCCCACGTGACCTGGTATCCATAGCGCTACGTATATTAACTACGCTTAGTGCAAATCTGCGAGCTTCACTGTGTTCGTCGGTTAACGCTTTTAGCACACTTAGACTATCCGAGGCAATTACCGCCCGTCTGTTGTTAGTTGCTGCGTGATGCAGCGCGAATTTGATTGCTGATAGTTCTGCATTAAATATACCAGCATGTGGCGATACAAGAGCTTGATGGGTTGTTTTGTAGGTTCCGTCAATCAGCTGTTCTACTACGCCGTATGTCGGTGTTTCTTCAATAAGAGACCCGtcggtgaaataaaatatatgagtTGGATGTCTTGCTTTATAGTGTAAGAACATTTGGTTGTACACCTCCGGAGATGTATCGTTTTTCTTTCTGATGCTCAATGAGAGGTCAATTGAG
The DNA window shown above is from Eurosta solidaginis isolate ZX-2024a chromosome 2, ASM4086904v1, whole genome shotgun sequence and carries:
- the Bug22 gene encoding cilia- and flagella-associated protein 20, which codes for MFKNTFQSGFLSILYSIGSKPLQIWDKKVRNGHIKRITDNDIQSLVLEIVGTNVSTTFVTCPADPKKTLGIKLPYLVMIIKNLKKYFTFEVQVLDDKNVRRRFRASNYQSTTRVKPFICTMPMRLDEGWNQIQFNLSDFTRRAYGTNYVETLRVQIHANCRIRRVYFSDRLYSEEELPPEFKLFLPIQKPQKSVHTACS